DNA sequence from the Vicia villosa cultivar HV-30 ecotype Madison, WI linkage group LG3, Vvil1.0, whole genome shotgun sequence genome:
attaaaacgttttttttaaatataattattaaataatacatttatataattatttaaagattttatatgtacaacttttttaaatataattatataaaaaaacgttaattaaaaagttaattaaataaaaaaaacgttTTAATTACAGTTTTTtcaatttatatattattgaaaaatttaattaaataaaaaacattttaattaacattttaatttatatattattaaaaacgttaaaatatttaaaatacatttatataattatatgaaaaaaaacgttaaagtattttaaatacatttaaacataattataaaaaaaaagttaattaaaaacgttaattacctattttataaaaaaaacgtaaattaaaatacttttaaacattttataattatataattattaaataatacagcttttttaatttatatattattgaaaaagttaattaaaaaactaattaatatgtacagcttttttaaTTTACATATTATTGAAAAAGAATGGTGTATTATTATATAGAACTATTTTGCCATTATAAACAACGAAGTatgcatggtttggtggtaagctTGCAAGTTTGTAACCTTAGAGACCTGGGTTCAAATCTTGGAATAGGGTTTTCCTGAAAAGGGAGGATAACCGAATCTCGCTAATTTGGCAGGGGGTGAATAGTATTTAACCCTTATAATGGTATTATTTTACcatcaattttcatttattttcttgactaatatataattcatatattataattttcaaGCATTAAATTATTGTTATTAAGTGTAATGGAATATGTTTATTATGCTTGAGAAACtcttttgaaaaataattgtTTCTAATATATAGACTAATAATTAAGCTCTTAATTACCCTCATTTTAAGCTTGTAAAAACAATTACATTCTAAACTTTTTATATCaaataattcatttttaatacaaaaaataataaagagtgaagactcattttggtgcctcacaaatattacacgagtcaaattagtccctcacaaaaaaattgatccaacttaatcccttacaaaatttaaccggatcatattagtccttctgctaatatttttctcaaatcgatttttttctacttctaaaccagttcttttcatacttttaaaccgtgactggactgacacgttggattttatttttattttttactttttaaatactaaattaatttttatttttaatttcagttatcaatgaataatatcaaaaaagccaaaattgtttcttataaagtaatttttaaacaagtaatttccttgatttctactaatattaacaaattctatacataaatttttacctatgaggtctcaaatccaagtcccttcaggttaaatgattttcactttacaattagacaaatcaatttctatcgttaataaagtgactatcatttacaactagaaaaatcaatttctattgttagtaaagtgactattatttacaacaagacaaatcaatttctatttttaataaagtgactatcatttataactagacaaatcaatttctattgttagtaaagtgactattatttacaactagataaatcaatttctattgttaataaaatgattataatttacaactagacaaatcaatttttacgattaataaagtgactatcaataacaactagacaaatcaatttctattgttagtaaagtaactatcatttacaaatagacaaatcaatttctattgtattaaattgactgtcatttaatctgaagggacttaggttcgagaccatattgatacaaattttgtattttttattttaaatttagaattgtttaagattaaccacattGACCTGAGTTCAACTcgttataagaaacaattttggcttttttatattattaatttataattgtttaaaaatgaaattaaaaataaaaaccaatttagtatttaaaagatgaaaaataaataaaatccaacgtggcagtccagtcatggtttaaaattaggaaaaaatctatttcaaaaaaatattagcaaaaggtctaatatgatccggttatattttataagggattaaattgggtctattttattgtgaaggactaatttgactcatgtaatatttgtgagggaccaaaatggatcttcactcaataataaataatataaaaaccatgatttaaaataatataatttagtaaaGAAACAttggattaaaataaataaatattaccaatcgttagttgatccagtggtgattggcgctggacttgatAGGGAGAACCACAGTTCgatccccgcaactgcgatcggaagGGGGATGGaatcacttgatgccagaactcgccctcgaaccggactaaaccgccCCCGCAACTGCAATCGGAAGAGGGATGGaatcacttgatgccagaactcgccctcgaaccggactaaaccgccCCCGCAACTGCAATCGGAAGAGGGATGGaatcacttgatgccagaactcgccctcGAACCGGATTAAACCGCCCCCGCAACTGCAATCGGAAGAGGGATGGaatcacttgatgccagaactcgccctcgaaccggactaaaccggtggtatagagctaaaaaaacaaaaatattatttttaatggaTTTTGATAGATTTTCTTTTATATAGTTTTAttactaaaatatattaatttagatcttttttttattattaaaatattaatataataatatagaaaataattgttataaaaaataataatatacaaattatatattagtaaaaaataattataattattattataatgtgAATTATATATTAGTAAAAAATAGttattatagaaaataataataattatagtaaataataaataatatttatatttataggaATAATAACCACTTTCTATTTCAAGAAAATttctacttttatttatttaatttgtttgaGAAATCGATGGTAATTAGAACAAATGATATTTTCGGATATATCTCTGAATTCACATAAAAATTCAGAAATATATGTCCgaattaaatttttgcaaaaaattaaatttgatacGTACGATACGAAGATGTATCTCCAAATAAGTCTaatgatattttataatttttaaaggtGTGCTTCAATGCATAAGGGTGTAAGGGTGTAGaaagaaattgtttttttaatttggatttaCGGGTTGGGTTTGGACATATTGCAGATGCATCCAAGTGGTAAGTACGGGTTATTGGGTTTCTCACATTTTTAGACTCAATAATATTTGTTGGCCTTTTCAAataatttattgttttctagATTTAATACTAGATAAAAGTTCAAATCATATTTAAATTGTATTGCACAAttttatatctattttatttttcatatctcAGCTAccgaatttttttaatattaataaatttataatgtaTCAAATTACTTTTTAATATTCAAATTGGCCATTCACTTATTAGGCCCAAAACGTCGTGTAAATTTAACAGACAACAAGAAATGTAATATGTGCCTCCATTTAGAGTCTATCATTACTTCTATTAACCTCTGAACATCATATGAACGAGATACTATAAAATAATTCATCTAATTTTGTATATACTATGTATTTAATATGTTCAAGAATACACAATAGCCAACGTATTGAATTAATCTATGTTCTTCCTTTGTATATCTAGATCAATAAGATTTTTCATGTAATGATCATCATCCAACGTGGAGATTTATCCTTCGTAAGAGTGTTATTGTTCTGGACTAGTCACCAGGGTCCACGCCGAGGACGGCCAAAAATGCAGGCTCAATCCGTTAAGGTCAATGAAGAACACGTTTCCTCACGTGTTTCTCATCCAAGGACACGTCACCAACTATATTCACAGGCTTCACGCGACTAGTAAAACCGTCTTATTTTTAGTAACGGGCAAGTATACTCATGATCTGAGAATTGCGGGGTAGTTGATCAAAGACGATGAGCACATGCTGCTCATCCCTACTTCCACGTGGGAGTCCTGACAGTCATCCATTATGGGTCTAGACATTTAAACCATAACGGAGACGATTGACCCAACGCTGGGGGTTCATTATAAATTACCTCCTTTGCCGGAGGGTCAGATATTATATTCTAAAACTCTTTCTCACTACCTCTCCATCCGAACTAACTTAAATATCAGAATGTCTGCAGATACACCCCCTATTCTGTTGATCATTCAAGCCTACAATGTGTTGTCGGTCACGTACTTTCCGATCACCTGTAATATCAGTTATCCATAGCAATGATGTTATTaagaaaattaacaataaaaaaaatataataccaTAATGAAATAAGTGTGTTACTCCTATGTATGTCACATTAACAGAAAAGAAATGTCTCAAAGCAAGTTAAAGGACATTATATTTCTCTAACGGTTAGATAAGAATGATATATCAAGCAAAATGAGTTGATTTTGCTTCTATACTTAAATCGATCACCTTATGTACTCCCTTTATATAATGCCGCTTATTAAACTTCTTATTTACTTCCTCTGACCATTATtataagtaaatatttttttcaggttTATTAAATAATGAGTTTATCTGATCTTTTATGTAGATCAGATACACTCATTActtaatgaatctaaaaagagaatatttgcttataattcagACAGGAGGGAGTATAAGTTTATCATTGCACTCTTGAGTTTGGTtgaaaaatatacatgttgaaaaAATTTTACATCACTTAATTTTGTGAACCAAaaaacattttatatatatatatatatatatatatatatatatatatatatatatatatatatatatatatatatatatatatatatatatatatatatatatataaaatttaaaatcttCTTTGTAAGATATATCAGTTAAAAACACTTTAAACttgtatttgattttttatattttctcttatactCTTGTTTTAGAGTGTTGTGTGAAATAGTTAAATATTTACTTTGGAGAGTGCGGATGTATTGAAGTCTTGGGGTGGTTGAGGGATAGactgtgttgtaacaattttcacatagtatTTTCTTTAGTTGTCATTTGACAACGATGGTGGTTTTTTCTCCAGTTTTAGAGTTTAcacgttaatctcttgtgttgGTTTGGTGGGGTATAAATTTTTTTAGTGCGCTATGTAGTTGCAGTTTTGGATGATCTTCCACGTCAGAAAAGAAATTTTATACTTTGTGTTGGTTgaaaaaattttgttttgttgcaggtaaGGTTTTGGTTGCAATGTCAAATTTTTCAAGTGCAGTAAAGATTGGCATAGAGAAATTGATGGAAGATTTTTTTTTACTTGTAGAAAGTTCAAGTCAAATATGTGTTGATACAATCAAGATTACACAAGCTGCGGGATTATGTCGGTGGTTGAAGAGCTTCCTTCCAACAAGGAAGTTACACCAtaagtttttaacctagtttttgacatgtgaaaattcttgaagtGATTTAGCTTCAAGTGAAGTATACTCTTCTTTAGGTGGAGTATGACAgttttaaaactatgattgtcgGCGAAGACAATGAAAAATTTCTTGGAgtggtgtagcttcaagtgactatgctctttatggtggagtatgattgtcggttAAGACAATCAAAACTTATGTATAATTTTCAATCAAAGTGGAGAATGTTAGGTAGgttgaaaaatatatatgttaaagaaGTCTCGCATAATTTagttttatgaataaaaaaaggAGTCTaaggctatatataggattcGAGTTCTTCTTTATAAGATGTACCAGTCAGAAGTACTTTAATCTTgtatttaactttttatttttctcttataCTCTAGTTTTAGAGTGTTGTAAGGGGtagttaaatattttctttagAGAGTGTGCGTGTATTGGGGCCTTAGGGTGTTTGAGGATAGTCTatatgttgtaacaattttcacatagtatTATTCTCTAGTTATCATTTAACAACGGTCGTAGTTTTTTCTCCGATTTTAAAACTTCCACattaatctcttgtgttgttattttatttttttttactctaTGCTTTGTATTTTTCTAACAAGCTAATAATAATTTTTAGTGTCTAAAtatgaatttattatttaaagGAATCTATAGTGTTTGTTGACAATTGTGCAACTAGCAAAGAAATAGTTAAGAGAATTTCACAAGTAAGATCATTATATACAAATCTTCATTGACAACACAATGAGACAAAAACAGTTGACAGACATTAGATAACTCAATCGTATCTACTGTAATAATCATTTATATCATCTGCAAGTCtatttaaaatatgattttgtaGAGATAATTATTCTCTTTCCATTAGATGACTTTTTTCTTAAGTTGTAAATCATTTGCTTTAATTTCTACTAAGTGTTTCATCTTAATCCTTATATTTCTTACTGTTAGTTTGTTCGATTGATTCAGAACGAGCAACACAGTGTCCTCGGTCAGAACGTTGGCAACCTTTTTCAACGTTAAGATGAAGTTCATCTTTTGTTGCCAATGTTTGAAGTGACTTCCCTCAAACTTGAACAATTTGTCAGAAACAACAGTCGTAGaagtaccaataatttcttcGATAGTCACGGCAGTTTGAAACGTCTTAAATTGTTCTTTTACGATTTTTAAAAATTACCACAGaaaaaattatcatgttgattcGCTGATTAGGTCACTCTCTTTAAGATGTTTCACAACACTACTCAAAATTGAGTAAAGCAGTCACTCAATCATGACGTATCCAGGATAAAACAACATAGTTCTATATTGTACTATTATGGTATCAATATTAACCTGTCTAGAAATACTCTCTCTGATGGTACaaagaccattcaaatatggtataaataTCACTCGGAGTATTTGTTATAATGATCATTCGTAATAATTTCTCTAATGGagagaaattcaaataattctccAAAAATAATTCGATAATGGTCATTTGACCGCTCAAACTAATTTCTCAAACAAAGACAAAtgtaaataattctctaaagagaatctaAAAATTTTATCcaactaaaaatttaaatatcCCTCGTAGTATTTGGTATCACTACCATTAATACTTGGACAAGAGATGTTGTCGAATATTCAAGAATTTCATGCTAACTTAGGCATGCAAGAGTTTGCGGACCTATTAAACATTGTCTACAACTTGGTACAATAGTAAAACTCCCAAGCCCTGACCGGCATAATActcaaaattgaaagaaaacttgCAATTCCCTCCTCTGAGAACCAACACTACATGCGAGGTGGTTTCTCCTGGCGATCATTGAGTCATACCGCAGACGGCTCTTGTAGACGCAACCTTTCCATACGAGACAGGTATGAGATCACCGAGCCGTAATTGAAGCAGAAGACATCAGACTCCCCCATCTAACTCTGGAGGGAGATGTGAAAGTCACACTCCACCAGAGGTTCACCGGCCTCGTAGCTCGCTAGCACACCACTCACAGAGAATGGAAAGGTATGTCTTAGATGTTCCGACCTCAGAGTGAAAGAAGAACTCACTCTGTGTACGCATTCTTGATAGTAGGATCTTAAGGTCCCATAAGAAATAGTTCAATGGTACATGGGATTTAGACGAACACGTCGAACATACAACATGTTAGATTATTACCACGTCCGTGGAGTTATGAAGTGTAAGCTCTTTGTGTTGACCTCTAAGGGAGTTGTCATGACCTAGTTTAAAATTCTCCCAGACTAGAGCATAGATTCATGGAAGGAACTGTGTGATTCATTCACCGCTCAAAAGCAGCAACCCACCATTATGATTGTACTCTGTGATGATCCAAAAAATAAAGAGACCTACATCGATCGGAAAATTATAGTAATTTCTTAATATGTAGTTTAGTTTAAGTAAAGCAAATACTACCAAGTAGGGCTGGACAAATTTGAACCGCCTGATTCAAACCGCTGAccgattttatttttttgtacaaatggattggaTCGGGTGGATCCAATTACATAATATTGTCagattattatcatttttataatttaatggtgGCATTGTGTACTCAGAAGAATACAAGACGTGCACTATGAAATTTTGAGTATTATTTAGTTTGTGGTTTAAAATATgataataagaaaattaatgtcaaatgatattaaaaatattatgaaataataaaatttaatagtaAAAAAATAGTTCTTTatctgataatttttttaaataaaaaaatatatttgtgaattttataaaaaaatggacTATCGGGTTTAGCGCAACAAATATTAAATCGATCAAATATATCTGATATATCTGCTAAATCAATTTAATCGAATCTATCAGAAATCAAAATTTTATcggtcaaaatttaattttttttaaaaaaaactgcaGTTTGCGTTGAATTTAAGTTTTAGATCTGATATCGACCTAAACAGACGAATTGTCCATGTTAAAAATGCATGTTAAAGAATTAAACATGTTCTAGACTGGGCCTATGGCTGACCCACCTTCGAACATAGCCCAATCCATGTCCATGTCGAGGAAGGTCCAAAGTGTTAGCCCAATCTATTGGGACCAGTGGAGAACATGTTCCTCACGAGCTCCTCATTCGGGAATACGTCACCAACCGAACCCGCACACCTCGCGTGACTAGAGAAATTGTTTTGCCCTTCGTAATGGGCAAACTCACCCCTTGTCTGTGGAGTGCGGAGCGGTTGACCCAGGACAATGAGCACGAGATGTTCATCCCTACTTTCACGTGAGAATTCTGACAGTCATCCGTTGTGGGCCTGAACACTCAGTCCATAAGGGAGACCGTTAGCCAAGCGCTGAGGCTCACTGTAAAACTCTCATTTGCAGGATGGTCAGGtattatattctttattcttTCATATTTACCTCTTCACCTGAACTGACTTAAGCATTGAAGTGTTTGCAGGTACAATCTCTTTTTCTGTTGGTTGTTAAGAATCGCGGACCTGTCCACTCACCTACTTTGATACAGGTTAgatcaaaacataaaaaatataatctCAGAAGTTATTATTCATTCTAAAAGTTAAAAATcaacacaatttttttattaatgacaACGTAATGATCAGAATGTTTCCAATTTTCATGATAAGTTTAAGCTGAGAGAGGGGGAGGAAGGGAATCTTGCTTGCTTGTTTTTCTTGtgatttctttcttctttttatgaCAAATTTCTCTCGTGATTTCTGGAAAAGCCAAATGCTATAAACAAAAATGTTTGTGCATATGATATGACCCATCATTACACAATTCACATGTATAGTTAGGACACTCTTGTAATTATTGCTTCCACACACACGCACAAATTAAATATCAACAATTTAATGATTGTGGATAAAATTATTAAACTTTGCCATCATATACAGTAGATATTTATCGACTATACACACATGCATAGTTTAATAATCAATCATCCAAGAAATatgtaatagaaaaaatattttacagaataaaaatatgacattgaataatGTAAAAATTAGTCTCTAATTTTAATTGTGGTTAGGGAATCAATTGTCCCCACATTGTATACCCTACATAATCCCTAAACTGATACTCAACTTGTTTTCATCCCCAAATCACTCAACATCTTTGTAAGGTATGTGCTATGACAGATCCTTTTCTgtcttttaaattttcctcttTGTTTGCTTTCTTCATATTAAAGTTCTCTAACAATTATTTTATCACACAGTTAAAAAGTCACATAATAATTACTCAATGATTATTAATGTAGGTTGATCTAATTGGTAAGGATTTTCCTCATTTTACTTAGATCTGAATTTTAAGCCTTTCATTTATTCTaatgaataatataaaataataatgaatgATATATAGtattccctccgttttttattataagtcggtttggaaaaatattttgtatttaaatatacaattccaatgaataattaatgttgtttttcctattatatccttaaatatttattattctctctcctttcaattatataaatttatcttccacgtgtcattaatgaaggataattttgtaaaaaccttcataatttctcattttcatataacaattattatttttcttaatctgtgtgaaaagtctaaaacgacttataataaaaaacggagggagtttttttttttccataaataactCTTGCATTAAAGAatagagtactaggggtactcaacCCTTACAAGAGAAAAGAAATACAAACAGTATGCAACCCAACCATGAATGCTCTCTTCTTAATTACATAACGACGGGTTTTTGAACCATTCATAGAAGTTACACAAAATTCTCTCTTTAGCTACTATTGCCAACCACCACCAAGAATGCCACAGAATTGAATAGAACAGTTCAACGCTATCGAACTccgcatttttgaaaattattgCATTACGGACCCTCCAAATGCACCACCAAACTGTCATCCAAATTGCTGCAGCTCTATTGCTCTTCATCTTTCCCTTCAAGTTCGAGACACCCAAACGAATTTGGCTACAACAGTCCACCGCCTCCACACTGTCCAGATCCAACCACTTCATAACAGCCAGCCAAACCCCTCGGATCTTATGACAAAGCATGAATAAATGGTTCGAGTCCTCGGTGATTAGTCCACAGAATGCACACAAAGCCTCGTGATTATGAACGATAATTCCTCTTCTAATTAATAGTTTCCTTGTCGGTAAGCCATTGTTCAATAATCTCCAGCCAAagatttttattttggatggaacATGGGCCTCCCAAATCAGTTTCAGACCGTGACCTATTCCCGGATCCTCCACACCAGATTCTAGCTCTTGGATTAATAAATTATAACATGACTTTACTGTAAAACATTTGGACACAGCAAAGGGCCAGACAATAAGATCTGCAGAATTCAACTTAATCTCAATCCCTGCCAGCACATTTTGCAATTCTGACATTTGTAAAGATGCCTCCTGCCCTAGGACTTCAGAATGTCTACGCAGCTCCCACCACCATCGGCTACCTCTCCAGCATCCCAATCCGTTTACCGTGGAAGATTTGGAGGAGATCTCATGGTATAAATTCGGATACAGTGCAGCCAAGCAATCGTTACCGATCCACCGAGAATTCCAAAAGCTAGCCACATTACCATTTCCAATTTTGACGGTTATATTATGCAGAATTCCTCTAGGCTTGTCACACAACGCCACGAGATCCCTCCAccaaaaaacggagggagtaataataCTAATTTTTTGAGACCAATAAAAATCCATGACCCAGATATCAAGAGCTACATCTCACCACAGGGTATGcactaaaaaaacaattaaattcgcTTCACAATCTTCACTTTCATATCGTTAGAATTAAATCAATATTAGTAGTACTGTTTAAAATATCCATAGAATCGAACCGTTGTCAAATAATTGAACCATTCCATTTAAATTTCATGTTTCATCCTTAactctatttttaaaatagagtagAAATTTCTTATTTTAACTTAAGAATATCATTTGTTtgagttttttaataatttaattatagttCTGACTTATTATTCAAGTaacttataaatattataattaagaaATGTAAAATAACAAGAAGATCAAATATAAATGcaataaaaagttaaataaaagatGTTTGAAATgtggttttaattaattttgaagaaaaaatctatctaatctaaaaaaaattacacccaatataatttgattttagaTGACtaatttgaacatataaacatatgaaatagtaaaaaattaagttaaattaaaaactagtattacaagaataaaaatatatgaaaaataattttaaaaaaattggtttttttttttttttttggttttaaaacATTGATCTAAAATTCAATATGAGCAATGACAGtccaataatatttaattttctatgatttttaatttatttttaataaacttattattttaatttaaatacctTTACATTAAATATTAGTGATAaaataatgtaaaaataaattacttataaaatgttttaaaaaatctaaaatagtttttttttgaaaaaatataaggtAAATTCTATAA
Encoded proteins:
- the LOC131658005 gene encoding uncharacterized protein LOC131658005, with the translated sequence MDFYWSQKISIITPSVFWWRDLVALCDKPRGILHNITVKIGNGNVASFWNSRWIGNDCLAALYPNLYHEISSKSSTVNGLGCWRGSRWWWELRRHSEVLGQEASLQMSELQNVLAGIEIKLNSADLIVWPFAVSKCFTVKSCYNLLIQELESGVEDPGIGHGLKLIWEAHVPSKIKIFGWRLLNNGLPTRKLLIRRGIIVHNHEALCAFCGLITEDSNHLFMLCHKIRGVWLAVMKWLDLDSVEAVDCCSQIRLGVSNLKGKMKSNRAAAIWMTVWWCIWRVRNAIIFKNAEFDSVELFYSILWHSWWWLAIVAKERILCNFYEWFKNPSLCN